The window TGGTCTCCTTTCTATGTGTCTATCTATTCTTATACTATATGATTAACTTATTAATGTTCTAAAGTATATCTTTACACCTAGATCAATGGATATGTCTAGGTGATGTGTGTGTATGCTTATCCTACTACAACTAATTTAGAATTGCTATTTCTCCCAGCAACGAACAATTTCAAACGTTCGTGATCCACATGAGCACAATCCATAAGCACTGCTCTTACTGCTTCGTAAGCTAACTCAGGAAAATTATTTTCTTGACTCAGATGACCAAGTATGACATGGGAGAGATTTTGGTGATAGAGACTTGAGATAAGATGCCCTGATAATTCATTGGATAAATGGCCTACATCGCTTAATATACGTTTTTTAAGGAAATAGGGGTATCCTCCTACCTCTAGCATTTTAACGTCGTGATTCGCCTCAATAAACAGCACATTAGAATCAACAAGCTTGCTGACTATGTATTCATCGTAGCAACCTAGATCAGTAGCCACGCTAATTTTTTTTCCATCATGTAAAAAAGTATAACATACAGGGTCAATAGCATCATGAAAAGATCGAAATGGGTGAATAACCATATCCTTTAGGGTGACATTTTCATCTGGTCGAATCTCAATAAAATGAGCATGTTCCATTTTACCTATTTGTCGATAATTCAAAACAGCTTGTTGTGTTTTTTTTGTTGCATAGATGGGGATTTTATATTTTCTAGCTAATACACCCACACCCTTAATATGGTCTGAATGTTCATGGGTAATGAATATACCGTCTAGACGTGTGGGGTCCACACCTATTTCCCCTAAACCTAGAGCAACTCTTTTACCGCTGATGCCTGAGTCAACCAGTATATTCACTTGGTCCGTTCCCACATAAATACAATTACCACTACTTCCACTGGCAATACTACATATCTTAAATGCCATGTTAAAAACTCCTTTAACCATAATCCATGTTCATTATTTCTAGCATACGAAAAGCTATAAACGAAAAAGTTTATAGCTTATATTATACATTATAACTGAATATTATCAATAGTAATTCTACCTCGGCCATTGGTTTTTGAAAAATACATGGCATGATCGGCCCGATGTAATAGGTCTTCTGGGTCATCACAAACTTCAGGATAAGATGATATACCCGTACTAATATTAACCGAGATGGATTTATCGTTATAATAGAGTGTTTGCTCATGTATCATCTTATGAATACTTTCCATAATCTCCCGGGTTTCTTCCAGGGTTTTATCTGAAAATATCAGTAAAAATTCTTCACCACCATAACGGCCTACAATACCACCTTTTGATTTAGCATAGTTTTCCGTGATCGTGGCAATGATCTTAAGGACTTCATCACCAAATAAATGACCGTAAGTATCATTAATATTTTTGAACTTATCAATATCAAACAAAGCAACGGATAGGTTCATAAGCCCTTGTTTGGCTTTTTTAGACAAATCATCCAATACTTCTTGTAAGTAGGTTCTGTTATGCACACCCGTCAAACCATCGCGTTTGGCCATTTCTTCCATTTTTGAATAGAGATTAGCGTTGGTAATAGCAATGTTAATCTGATTAGCAATGCCTCCAAAAAATTGAATACTGTTTTCGCTAAACATACGTGAAGATTCATGTTCGGCTATGAGTAGGCCATAGGTGGATTTTTCTTTCATAATGGGTATAATGACTAATGATCCTGCATCTCTTCCAGACATAAAATCATAGGCACCTTTTCTAACATGATTGTCAATATAAGGGGTTCCCAAACTAAAATATTTTTCTAATTTAGATGATTTCACTGCTTCAACGAATGCCTTGGAATAATCTTGGCGATGTGTGGATTTTACTTTACACATATACGTGTCGAAATTGGCATCATAGATAACAAGAGAACAGGTATCCACACCGATTGCACCAATAATGGAATCAATAACTAACTTCATAAGTTCTTCAATGTCCAAAGCACGGCTGATATAGCTGAGCAATTCATTTTGAATATACATTTCAGCTGTAAAACGATTTAATCTTTCATTGGCTTCTTCTAATGCTGCTTTTTGATTGAGTAATTCATGATGGACTTCCAATACTTGATCACTGGATATTTTTAATTCTACATTTTTCTTCTTTAATTGTACCCATAGGTTTTTTTGCTCATATACTTGCTGCTTTAGTTCTTCTGTTGAACCAAAGAAAATAGCATAAACACCCATGATAATGATAATACACTGAATCATTAAGAAGAGAGGTTCGTGGTCAAAAACCCTAAAAGTAAATGCGTATAGACTAGCAATGACTAAAGGTAATATAAGCATCCAATTAATATTATATCTTGAACGTTTACCTCCATGAATAAAAATGATAATAACTTCTAATGAGGTTAATACATACAGAATACCAGCAGAATTAGATAAAAATCTATTCTCTTCAAACATGATCACAGCTACTATGAGCATCTGAATGAGTTTAATGACATAAAACACATAAATATTATTAAAATACTTTATACGATACAATAAAACATTAACAACATAGAAGGCGATAATAATGAATAACCCTAGCAAAATAGATGGATTAAGCTTATCATAGAACCTTGCTACTATTGCATAGACACTGATGATTATAATCATAATGGAATGTATCCCGATAAAATTTTTATCGTATTTTAATGTACGTTCCACACCTATCCCCTCACTTGTCCCAATATACT is drawn from Vallitalea pronyensis and contains these coding sequences:
- a CDS encoding MBL fold metallo-hydrolase, whose protein sequence is MAFKICSIASGSSGNCIYVGTDQVNILVDSGISGKRVALGLGEIGVDPTRLDGIFITHEHSDHIKGVGVLARKYKIPIYATKKTQQAVLNYRQIGKMEHAHFIEIRPDENVTLKDMVIHPFRSFHDAIDPVCYTFLHDGKKISVATDLGCYDEYIVSKLVDSNVLFIEANHDVKMLEVGGYPYFLKKRILSDVGHLSNELSGHLISSLYHQNLSHVILGHLSQENNFPELAYEAVRAVLMDCAHVDHERLKLFVAGRNSNSKLVVVG
- a CDS encoding sensor domain-containing diguanylate cyclase, with translation MERTLKYDKNFIGIHSIMIIIISVYAIVARFYDKLNPSILLGLFIIIAFYVVNVLLYRIKYFNNIYVFYVIKLIQMLIVAVIMFEENRFLSNSAGILYVLTSLEVIIIFIHGGKRSRYNINWMLILPLVIASLYAFTFRVFDHEPLFLMIQCIIIIMGVYAIFFGSTEELKQQVYEQKNLWVQLKKKNVELKISSDQVLEVHHELLNQKAALEEANERLNRFTAEMYIQNELLSYISRALDIEELMKLVIDSIIGAIGVDTCSLVIYDANFDTYMCKVKSTHRQDYSKAFVEAVKSSKLEKYFSLGTPYIDNHVRKGAYDFMSGRDAGSLVIIPIMKEKSTYGLLIAEHESSRMFSENSIQFFGGIANQINIAITNANLYSKMEEMAKRDGLTGVHNRTYLQEVLDDLSKKAKQGLMNLSVALFDIDKFKNINDTYGHLFGDEVLKIIATITENYAKSKGGIVGRYGGEEFLLIFSDKTLEETREIMESIHKMIHEQTLYYNDKSISVNISTGISSYPEVCDDPEDLLHRADHAMYFSKTNGRGRITIDNIQL